A region of Elusimicrobiota bacterium DNA encodes the following proteins:
- a CDS encoding GNAT family N-acetyltransferase, translated as MDDLSGRLGARHRRLSILGVRFLPGLIFVPILNVRNLRFGLAEGPTFLRAIHRLRHDVYVREFRFFDPVLYPDGILADEFDGMGMHAVAAQGEDVVAALRLALHSERGFPLQGVIPEFKAPKPPEQTGEVSHLVIAKAFRRRREDGLYGAESYLKIAQGGILPNAGPLSDHMKKRWGPLLTLGLFKVLYQHSRRLGLESWLMLAERSLYQVLNRYGLPFRQVADPLGGPEGPRPCLLLLNDLEKSLRLFDPRLFAEFTDGLEREYRP; from the coding sequence TTGGACGATTTGTCGGGGCGGTTGGGGGCGCGGCATAGAAGACTTTCAATTCTGGGCGTTCGTTTCCTTCCCGGCCTGATTTTTGTGCCGATCCTTAACGTTCGAAACTTACGGTTCGGATTGGCGGAAGGGCCGACCTTCCTGAGGGCGATCCATCGGCTTCGCCACGACGTGTATGTTCGGGAATTCAGGTTTTTCGATCCTGTTCTCTACCCCGACGGCATTTTGGCCGATGAATTCGACGGAATGGGGATGCATGCCGTGGCGGCGCAGGGCGAGGACGTGGTGGCCGCGCTTCGGCTGGCGCTTCATTCGGAGCGGGGGTTTCCGTTACAGGGGGTTATTCCAGAGTTTAAGGCGCCCAAGCCCCCCGAGCAAACCGGCGAGGTCAGCCACCTTGTCATCGCCAAAGCGTTCCGTCGTCGTCGGGAGGACGGCCTTTATGGGGCGGAATCTTATCTCAAAATAGCTCAGGGGGGAATTCTTCCCAATGCCGGCCCTCTATCGGACCATATGAAGAAACGGTGGGGGCCCCTTCTCACCCTTGGGTTGTTTAAGGTTCTTTACCAGCACTCCCGCCGCCTCGGGTTGGAGTCTTGGCTCATGCTCGCGGAACGCTCGCTGTACCAAGTTTTGAACCGCTATGGCCTCCCTTTCCGCCAGGTGGCCGACCCTTTGGGCGGGCCCGAGGGGCCCCGTCCGTGTCTCCTTCTTCTGAACGATTTGGAGAAAAGTCTTCGACTTTTTGATCCGCGTCTTTTTGCGGAATTTACCGACGGCTTGGAACGGGAGTACCGCCCTTGA
- the rfbC gene encoding dTDP-4-dehydrorhamnose 3,5-epimerase, translating into METRTLPLNGLLLIEPLVYRDARGYFFESFREEAFASAGLPRHFPQDNVSYSVRGTLRGLHFQKPPHAQGKLVRVLEGSVFDVAVDLRKGSPTFGHWHAETLSSENARALYVPPGFAHGFCVTSESAVFFYKCTAPYSPADEGSIHWKDTELNIPWPVDPARAQVSAKDNAAPPFRSIAPMDVGTLEHSQDQIRG; encoded by the coding sequence ATGGAAACAAGAACGCTTCCCTTGAACGGCCTGCTCCTGATCGAGCCGCTCGTGTACCGAGACGCGCGGGGATATTTCTTTGAAAGCTTCCGAGAAGAGGCCTTTGCGTCCGCTGGGTTGCCTCGGCATTTCCCGCAAGACAACGTGAGTTATTCAGTCCGAGGAACCCTGCGGGGGCTCCACTTCCAGAAACCTCCCCACGCGCAGGGAAAACTGGTCCGCGTTTTGGAAGGATCCGTTTTCGATGTGGCGGTGGATCTTCGAAAGGGGTCACCGACCTTCGGGCACTGGCACGCGGAGACGCTTTCGTCGGAGAATGCTCGCGCTCTATACGTTCCCCCGGGGTTTGCCCACGGGTTCTGCGTCACGAGCGAGAGCGCCGTCTTCTTCTACAAGTGCACGGCCCCGTACTCCCCTGCCGACGAAGGCTCGATCCACTGGAAAGACACGGAATTAAACATCCCCTGGCCCGTGGACCCCGCCCGTGCACAGGTCTCCGCGAAAGACAACGCGGCCCCTCCGTTCCGATCGATCGCCCCAATGGACGTCGGAACGCTCGAACACAGCCAAGACCAAATCCGCGGTTAA
- a CDS encoding 50S ribosomal protein L10, protein MPSVRKDREDAVAKLTKDFDGLQGLVVAGYVGVKTQELNELRGKLRPHQARCQIVKNRLAKIALQNKGISVGFADFFKGQSALIIQKGDAVAGLKVLVEFEKTHANMKIRAAYLDGKVVKGGDLKTIASLPTRNVLLAQLLGQFQGPLTGFARLLQADLRNLAVLLNQVAKKMEKGGAA, encoded by the coding sequence ATGCCAAGCGTAAGAAAAGACCGCGAAGACGCAGTTGCAAAATTGACCAAAGATTTCGACGGCCTGCAAGGGTTGGTCGTGGCGGGATATGTGGGGGTGAAGACCCAAGAGCTGAACGAGCTCCGAGGGAAATTGCGTCCGCATCAAGCGCGGTGTCAAATCGTCAAAAACCGTTTGGCGAAGATCGCGCTCCAGAACAAAGGGATCTCCGTGGGGTTTGCTGATTTCTTTAAGGGCCAATCGGCGCTGATCATTCAAAAAGGCGACGCCGTCGCGGGCTTGAAAGTTCTCGTGGAGTTTGAAAAGACCCACGCCAACATGAAAATCCGAGCCGCCTACCTTGACGGAAAAGTGGTCAAAGGCGGCGACTTAAAAACCATCGCTTCGTTGCCTACGCGCAACGTGTTGTTGGCACAACTTTTGGGGCAGTTCCAGGGCCCGCTCACGGGGTTCGCCAGGCTGTTGCAGGCCGACCTTCGGAATTTGGCCGTGTTGTTGAATCAAGTCGCTAAGAAAATGGAAAAGGGCGGGGCCGCGTAA
- a CDS encoding sugar kinase — translation MSVVVVGSVALDSVKTPFGERTEALGGSAVYFSYAASFFSDVQLVGVVGRDFPQKYLNLLRRRKIDLDGLHVVAGDTFRWSGYYEYDLNEAKTLDTRLNVFEKFSPDLPANYRSADCVFLANIDPDLQLRVLRQVRRPKLVAADTMNLWISTKKEPLKALCREIDILILNDGEARQLSGRASLIQAGRLIQSWGPRYVVVKKGEHGVLLFSKRNVFSAPAYPLEEVFDPTGAGDTFAGGFVGYLNKSGNRLDEGTLHQALFYGTVMASFTVERFSLERLLTVRPPDIRRRLALLHHMSRPRD, via the coding sequence ATGAGCGTTGTGGTCGTTGGTTCGGTGGCATTGGATTCGGTGAAGACCCCGTTCGGGGAACGGACAGAGGCTTTGGGCGGGTCGGCGGTTTATTTTTCCTATGCGGCAAGTTTTTTTTCCGACGTGCAGTTGGTGGGCGTCGTGGGGCGGGATTTCCCGCAAAAATATCTGAACCTGCTTCGCCGCCGGAAAATCGATTTGGACGGCCTGCACGTTGTTGCTGGAGATACCTTCCGCTGGTCGGGTTACTACGAGTATGACTTGAACGAGGCAAAAACCCTCGATACCCGATTGAACGTTTTTGAGAAGTTTTCCCCCGATCTTCCCGCGAACTACCGTTCGGCGGACTGCGTGTTTTTGGCCAACATCGATCCCGACCTGCAACTGCGCGTTCTTCGCCAGGTTCGGCGGCCGAAACTGGTGGCCGCGGATACCATGAACTTATGGATCTCCACCAAGAAAGAACCGCTAAAAGCCCTCTGTCGGGAAATCGATATCTTGATTTTAAACGATGGGGAGGCGCGGCAGTTGTCGGGGCGGGCCAGCTTGATTCAGGCGGGGCGACTTATTCAGTCCTGGGGGCCTCGGTATGTGGTGGTGAAAAAAGGGGAACATGGGGTACTGCTTTTTTCCAAACGGAATGTGTTCAGCGCCCCCGCCTATCCTTTGGAAGAGGTTTTCGATCCCACCGGCGCGGGCGATACTTTCGCCGGAGGTTTCGTGGGATATTTGAACAAGTCCGGAAACCGTTTGGATGAGGGAACCCTTCACCAGGCTCTCTTTTACGGCACCGTCATGGCCAGTTTTACGGTGGAGCGGTTCTCGCTGGAACGCCTTCTCACCGTCCGCCCCCCGGACATTCGTCGCCGGCTGGCCCTTCTTCACCACATGTCCCGCCCTCGGGATTAA